From the genome of Triticum aestivum cultivar Chinese Spring chromosome 3B, IWGSC CS RefSeq v2.1, whole genome shotgun sequence, one region includes:
- the LOC123064486 gene encoding uncharacterized protein, with protein sequence MPAPMPPSTSTMALTGEARKKRPGHELPRSGSKKKKKIAAVHEAPAENAVEAVLASESDKTKCLSGSAKRKLKKQQPKKEDSNGTAAEKEQEAPIEQDKIEMTLEDYEKVQENKKSLEASKPEERRVVDVDFEGLQLLEKNLIEDNQSSGVLFC encoded by the exons ATGCCAGCCCCAATGCCGCCGTCAACCTCcaccatggccctcaccggcgaggCTCGCAAGAAGCGACCTGGGCATGAACTCCCAAGGTCtggctccaagaagaagaagaagatagctGCTGTCCATGAAGCCCCTGCTGAGAATGCTGTTGAAGCCGTCCTTGCTTCTGAATCTGACAAGACCAAGTGCCTCAGTGGCTCTGCcaagaggaagctgaagaagcaacagcctaagaaggaagactcTAATGGGACCGCTGCTGAGAAAGAGCAGGAGGCTCCCATTGAACAAGACAAAATT GAGATGACCCTTGAAGATTATGAGAAGGTGCAAGAAAATAAGAAGTCTCTGGAGGCCTCTAAACCAGAGGAGAGGAGGGTTGTTGATGTAGATTTTGAGGGTCTCCAGCTCTTGGAGAAAAATTTGATTGAGGATAATCAATCAAGTGGGGTGTTGTTTTGTTAG